The region TGATCTGCTCGGTCAGCTTCTCCCAGGCGGAACCGGGCACGGAACGACCGAACACGTTCACTTCGACGTATGCGGCTGGCTTGGAATCGTCGCCGCCGAAATAAATCGGCATATTGTCTTCAAATGGGCACATCAGCCAGCCTTCGGACTTGCCGGGAACGGCGGTGATCGCCTTGCCGTATGCGGACTTCAGCGCCTCGCGCTGTTCGGCGGTGGTGGACACGGAAACATGGGTATGAATGACTGGCATGGTGCTCTCCTTGAATTGTTGAAATCAGCCTTTGCGGTTCACCTCCAGTCTAGGCGTCGAACGGCGCAGTCGGGGTGGTTGCGTGAGAAATTTTGGGCTTTGTCTGAATGGCTGCCAAGGTGGTCTGCGTGCGCGTGTTAAATATTCGTTGTGAGAAAACTGATTGAACAGCTTATGAAATTTGGCCTCGTTGGCGTAATCGCCTTCATTATCGACTGGGGCATTCTGAATCTTCTCGTCGGCGTATTCCGCATGCACAACGTGCTCGCCGCAACCATCTCGTTCGTTATTTCCCTGATTTTCAACTATGTCGCCAGCATGAAACTGGTGTTCAAGCACCGTGACGACATGGCCCGCTGGATGGAAATCCTTATTTTCGTGATTGGCGCGCTGATCGGCCTGTTTATGAACGACGCCATTATTTGGATCTCCACGTATGGCATGAACCATGATGCATACGTGTCACAGAGCACGGAATATCTGATCCGCACTAACGTCGGCAAGCTCATCGCAACCGCCGTAGTGATGGTGTGGAACTTCCTGACGCGCAAATGGCTGCTCGACGATACGCATACCAACGCCATGAACCGTCTACGCAAAGCCGACAACCGTCTGACTCCGGAGGAGTTGGAAGCCAAGTGGCAGAACAGCTTCTCGCACAAGCTTGGTGTATGGTCGCTGGAGCACACGCCCAACGGCTGGCCCAAGTAGTCCTGAATTCGGAAAATCTGTCTGCACAACCCGGAAATCTGCCCCGATTTCCGAATTGTGCAGACGTCCGGGCAGTCCTGAATATGAAAAGGCGGCGTCTCACACCTATACAAAGGTGTGAGACGCCGCCTTTTCATATGCTTTGCATGCTTTAAGTGCGAAAGGTCACACGCTTACAGTGGTGAGCATGGGCTGCTCGGTGGAGTCTTTGATCTGTTTGAAGCCGAACAGGGCGATCACCAGCGAGATGAGTGCCAAAGCCGTCACCACAATGAAACCGCCGTGCGATCCCATACGGTCGATGAACTGGCCGGCAATCGCCGAACCGACGGAACCGCCGATCGAATTCATCGCACCCATCCAGGCCATGCCTTCGGTGAAGCGTGTGGGCGGCACCAAGTGCAGCATCAGCTGGTTGCCGTTCACCCACGTCGGTGCCTGGCACACGCCGATGAACAGGTAGATGATCATGATCACCCACAGATGTTTGGCGAACATGAACGAGCCGATGCCCAGATCGACCACGACAAGGCAGAAGTAGAAACGCTTCCACAGCGGAATCGTCCAATCCTTCGCACCATACACGAGTGCGCCAATCAGCGAGCTGAACGAGAAGCAGGCGAACACGAAACCCGTGTACTGCTTCATATTCGCTTCCGTAGCGAACGCGACGATCGAAATGCCGGCAGCCGACTGGAACGCACCCAAGCCAAACCATGTCACGCACACGGCAATCAGTCCCGGCCCCCAGATCGACTCCTTGCGCCCGGCATTCACATCCGCGGCGGCCTGATCCATAGCGGCCTGCACTTCCGCAGCCGTTTTACCTTCGGAACGTGCGCGATCGCGAGCGTATTCGATTGCCGCTTCAGCCTGCAACGCCTTGGAACGGGCAGCTTCGCGCTCGCGGTATTCCTTGCGGGTCATGCCCGCTTCGCGAGCCAGTTGCGTCTGCGATTTCGGCTCGGTGGAAAGCTCAGTGAGGAACATGAGCGCGCCGACCACCACGCACACACCGGTGAACGAGAACGCCAACAGGCCGGAAATCACGGCCAGCGTGGAGGCGAGCGGATTGCCAATCACCCACATGCATTCGTCGAACACGCCGGAAAGCGAAAGTGCACGGTTCGTTTTCTCCGTATCGCCTTTAAGCAGTGTCGTCCAACGCTGACGGCTCATCGCGCCCCACGGCGGAATCGCCGCCATGAACGGCACAATGCAGAACAGAATCCATGAGGGCACTCGCGCGGTGATGCAGGAAACCAGCGCGGTCGCTGCGATCATCCACACAATGATCGTCGGAATCGACACCTGGCGCTGGCCAAATTTATCGACCAACTTGCCGAGCACCGGGCTCGCAACGGCCAGTGCGATTGCCTGCACGGCCGTCAGTGCGCCTGCCAGCGAGTAATTGCCGTAATAATGCTGCACGGAAATCGTGATTGTCATACCGACCATCGGGAACGGCATGCACGCGATTACTGAGCCGACCGAAAATCGGGCGGTGTGCGGTATGCGAAGAAGCTCCGCATACCCTCCGAAAAGACGTTGGCCGATGCTTTTGGCGCCGGCGAGGACTGAATTGGTCATGTTTTTGCTGCTCCCTTCTGCTCACGGTTGGTGCTTGCGTCCGCCGCTTTGCGTTGCTTCAGACCGCTTGATATACCCTTGTTCTGCCTTGACTGTTTTTCTTTCCAGCCCCAGTCTCTCTCTTCAACCTTGCTTGAACGTCAATCGATTGATGCTTCGGCGTGTTGCATAGGGGGGTGGAGATTGGTTGTGTGTCCTTTTCTTGACCTAGACAACTTTATGCGGAGGTGCTGTCGCAACACGCGGTACATTGAGGTTGGCAGACATAATTCGATTGGTTATTTTGTAAGTACTCACCACACGTTCATTTGGTGGACGAAAAGATGTTCGGCGGGCGAAAGACGGTTGTTGCAAAATGGTTGAGCAACCTTTCCAAAGCTTGCGATTGCAGGATTTTCGTTCCATCGGTCAACGTCAGCAGTCCGGCAGCATCTTGCGGAAAGGCGGTAGGGATGCCCGCAACAACCATCCATTTCGTACGTCACGGCAAAGTCGAAAATCCGGGGCATTTGCTCTACGAACGACTGCCCGGATTCCACCTGTCGGAAGTGGGCGTGCGCATGGCGCAGGCGACCGCGCACTACATTGCCGTCAGTCCGCAACTTAACACCGTTTCCGCCATCTACTCGTCGCCGCTGGAACGTACGCGTGAAACGGCCGGCGAAATCCTCACCGCACTCAATGAAGTGCGTGAAGCCCGTGGTGAGGAGCCGCTGGAACTTACCACCGACGAGCGCATCATCGAAGCGCGCAACGAATTCCGCGGCACGCGCATCGGCTACGGCGAAGGTGCGCTCTGGAAAAACGGCAATTGGAAGCTGGTGTGCAACCTGTGGAAGCCAAGCTGGGGCGAAAGCTACCAGTCGATCGCGCATCGTGTGCAAGCGTTCGCCCTTGAAAAAGTGGGGGAGCATCCGGGCGAGCAGATCATTGTAGTCAGCCACGAATCGCCCATCTGGAGCTACAGGCACATGCTGGAAACCGGGCACCCGGAACATAATATGCTGCTACGCCATACGGCGCTCGCCTCCATCACCTCCATTACCTACGATTGCGATACGCGAAAGGTTTTGTCGATCACGTATGTCGACCCCGCTGCCGGCGTGAAATAATGCGTGAAACGCGCGGCGGATGGTTGTGATGGTTGATAGCGGCAGGTAACGTGCGTCGGTTGTTGAAAGGAAGGGGATTCCATGCCATTATTGAAGGGCTGGGTCTCCTGATGGGCTTAGCGAAGATATGGACGTCGAGGCTGCAAAGGAGCACGAATGCCTTTTAAGATCAACAACGAAGCGCTTTACCCGCTCTACAATATGCCTCATACGCAGTTGGCCATCGAGTATTGCGTCAAAGTGGTGGAGTTGTGGCCGCTGCAAACCGCGCAGGAGATGGAGAACGACGCCAAGTATATGGAAGATCTGCAGGTAGGGTTTTCCTGCATGATGGCAAGGGCGTTGCTGCGCTTGCCGGATGAAGTCGACATATCCGTGGCGGAAGCCGTATATGAGGGAATGGATGAGATTCCGGGCTGCGATCCAGCAGTGGTGCAGGCCCTGAAGAAAGCCAATCAGGCGTACGACGTGATGCGTGATTATTCCGAAACCAACAATGCCGACCTGTTCTTCAAAGCGGCCGACATTCTGGGCATCTTCATCGACGCCCACGTCGAAAAGAGCATCCGCAGTGTGATGAAAAGCGTCACTCACCTCATTCGCGGTAGCTCCGGATTCGAATTCGACGGCGAGGCGTCGAAGAACGTCAGCTTCTGTTATGCCACCACAGTTGATCCGTTGCAGCTCACCGGTCGCTACCTTGCGTCTGTTGCGGTGTGCGACGGACTGATGAATCTCATGTGCGACGGCATTGATGATTTGGGCGAGCAGGTCATACGTGTGCTGCCGGTATTGCTGTACGCCAACGAGCTGTGCGAGCAGATGGCCATTCCGCCGACCTGCATGGGTGATGCGGCCCTGCTGCAACTGGTTGAGATGCGCGATTCCATACGCCACATGGATGGAATCGTTCCGGTCGAGGTCAATTCCTTCTGCGAGCGGACTTTCCTTATAACCGCAAACATGATGATTCCGCAGGCGGGCTTGGAATGGTCGTATCATGCGGATTGCCTGCGCTGGGATCCGAAGAAGGCCGAGCGGGAGGCCAAGGAAGAGGACGAGCGTAAGAGCAAGGAGGCGCTCGCTGAAAAGTTCAAATTGACGAAGGACGATTCGTCTGATTCGAGCGAAGCTTCGGACGTTGCGGAAACCGAAGATACGGAAGACGGCACCTCAGAACGCGATTCGAAATAATCAAAATACTGCAAAACGGATATTCTGAAAATAAATTTGGAATATGAAATCTTGTCGCGATATCGAATGATGGTGTTGACGTGACAATATAAAAAATCCCGGCACTTACAACTGCGGTGCTGGGATTTTTATTTATATATTGCAATACCCTTTCATTACAAAAAACGAAAAGCACTGCAGTATGGAACAATCCCGACGAACCTCGAAGGAGAACGGCGCGTCGGATACTCTCGGCAATGTCGGCGTAAGGTCGTACGCATTGTCTGACGTGATAAATGCAACGGTGTAGCGAAAAGCGAGTCGGTGTGTGGGAATGGGTGGCACGTCCGGTTTGCGGGGCACAATGGAATCTATGACTGAAGCTGAAAATACCAAACCGGAACTTCCTGAGAATGTTCGCGTGCGCTTCTGCCCGTCTCCGACCGGCATTCCGCACGTCGGCATGGTCCGTACCGCACTGTTCAACTGGGCTGAGGCCCGCCACACCAAGGGCACGTTCGTGTTCCGTATTGAAGATACGGACGCTCAGCGCGACTCCGAGGAAAGCTACAACCAGATCATCGAAGCCCTGAACTGGCTGGGCATCGACTGGGATGAGGGCATCAACGTGGGCGGTCCTGACGGTCCGTACCGCCAGTCCGAGCGTGGCGACATCTACAAGGATGTCGCAGCCAAGTTGCTCGAAGCCGGCTATGCGTACGAATCCTTCTCCACTCCGGAGGAAATCGAAGCCCGCAACGTGGCTGCAGGCCGCCCGAAGGCATTCGGCTACGATGGTTACGACCGCAATCTCACCGAAGAACAGAAGGCCGCTTTCCGTGCGGAAGGACGTAAGCCAGCCCTGCGTATCCGCATGCCCGACGAGGATATCGCGTTCGACGATCTGATCCGTGGCCGCATCGAATTCAAGGCCGGTTCCGTGCCGGATTATGTGATCGTGCGCCCGAACGGCGATCCGCTGTACACGCTGACCAATCCAGTCGACGACGCCATGATGAATATCAACGTGGTGCTGCGCGGTGAGGACCTGTTGAGCTCCACCCCGCGTCAGATCGTGCTCTACCGTTACCTGATCGAGCTGGGCGTGGCCAAGGAAATGCCGCTGTTCGGCCATATGCCTTACGTGATGGGCCAGGGCAACAAGAAGCTTTCCAAGCGCGATCCGGAATCCAACCTGTTCCTGCATCGCGACAACGGCTTCATTCGCGAAGGCCTGCTGAACTACCTGGCGCTGCTGGGCTGGTCCATCGCCGCCGACCGCGACGTGTTCTCTATGGAAGAGATGATCGAGAAGTTCGACGTGCGTGACGTCAAGGCCAATCCGGCCCGTTTCGACATCGACAAGGCCATTTCCATCAACGCCGAACACATTCGCATGCTCGAACCGCAGGACTTCCTGAACCGTGCCGTGCCGTATCTGAACCGTGACGGCGTGGTTTCCGCCGATTCTTGGGATGCGCTGACCGACCGTGAACGCGAAGTGCTGTCCGCTTCCGTGGATCTCGTGCAGTCGCGCGTGCGCCTGTTGGGCGAGGTTGCGGGCATGGTCGGCTCGCTGCTCTCCACCGAGGGCTATATCGAGCCTGACGACGATGCCAAGAAGCAGCTGAAGGATTCCGCTCCAGCAGTGCTCGACGCCGCAATTGCCGCACTTTCCGCTGTCGATGAAGCTGATTGGAAGACTGACTTCCTGCACGAGACGCTGAACAAGGCGCTGATCGAGGATGGCGGTTACAAGCCGCGTCTGGCATTCGGTCCTGTGCGTGTGGCCATGAGCGGCCGTCGCGTGTCTCCGCCGCTGTTCGAATCCATGGAGATCGTCGGCAAGGAGATTGCCGTCGCTCGCCTGCAGGGTTTGCGCGAGCACCTGTGATGCGCTGATTCGTGCGTTTGCATGACTGCATAACTGTTGACCCGCTGGAATGTTGTGTTCCAGCGGGTTTTGTTGTTCCTGAGAAGATGCTTTAGAATGGCGGAAAATAGCGCGACACGCCGTGACTTGCGTACTCTTGAGGATTCGCGTATATTTATCACTCGTTGCGGTTCACAGCTTTGCTTAGAATCACAGCGATAATTTAAGCCCCCGTCGTCTAGCGGTCTAGGACTACGCCCTCTCACGGCGCCAACACCGGTTCAAATCCGGTCGGGGGTACGACGGACAACTTTTCGGAGTTGCCACGCCTGCCAAATTGGGATGTGGTGTAATTGGCAACACAGCTGATTCTGGTTCAGCCATTCTTGGTTCGAGTCCAGGCATCCCAGCCAATGACCCTCGCGGATGCGAGGGTTTTTTGTTTTTCGCAAGTAAATCTGTCGCTATGGCACAGTCCAAGAAAATTGCACTACCCTAGGAAATATGACTGAATTGCAGAACGCAGCAAAGGCCGCGGCCACGCGACCGCGCATCCAACCGGCGGAAGAAGGCGACGATCGCCCGCTTTCCGTATCCGCGCGACTGGGGCGACTGCAATTCCACCAATCCGGCAAATTCCGTGTGCTGCAGCTTACCGACATCCAAGACGGGCCGAAAGTCAGCAAAGACACCGTCAAACTCATCGAAGCGTCGCTGGACGCCACACGGCCGGACATTGTTATCTTCACCGGCAATCAGATAGCAGGATACGATCCCGCGTACGCGCAAACCACGCGCAAGCGTCGCTGGAGCGCTTCTGTCGGAACTACACGCGAGACCGCCTCATCCAAGTCTTCCGAAGCGTCAGAACGTTTCGAAGCTGCGCTGGAACGCACCCGCGCATCCGTGCGCGCCACCGTCGAACAGCTCGTGCGCCCGCTTGCCGACCGCGGCATTCCGTGGGCGGTGACCTTCGGCAATCATGATTTTCAGTGCGGGTTGGGCAATGCAGAAATCGAAAGCATTTGCAGGGAATTTCCCGGATGCCTGAATCCTGATCCTGCGCGACTTCAGGCGGAGCAATATTTGCCAAGCCAACGCGTGTTTGCCTGCGAGCCGGGCACATTCGCGTTGCCGGTTTCCGACGTAGATCATACGACGTCCGTGCTTGGCCTGGTATTGCTGGATTCAGGCGATTACGCACGTTCCGGCGGGTATGGAAGCCCGTCCGCGGAGGCGTTGCGATTTCTTGCCGAAGTGCCGGAAATGATGTCCACGCAATCTCAGAAACAGGTAGAATCGCACGAAACCGCGAAATCGCAGGAACAGGCAGTGCCGTGCATGGTATTTCAGCATTTTCCGGTGCAACAGTATTACCAACTGTTGAAGCCGGCTGCGACGAATGCGGCGCGCGCGATCGAAGGCTACCGCAATTTCGCTGGAAAACACTACGTTTTGGACGAGGAGAAAACGCTTCCTGGCAGTTATTTAGGGGAGGGTATCAGCTGTCCCGACGCCGATAGCGGCGAATTTGCGATTTTGGAGCAATGCGGGTATTTCGCGATTTCCGCAGGGCATGATCATCGTAATGCGTTCGTTGGAACGGTGCCGATTTCACGGAATTCCGCTGATGCGCGAATGGCGAAGGTTTTGCCGAAGGTGATTGGCGGGCTGATGATGATCGCGTCGCCCACCAGCGGTTTCGGATCGTACGGTCCGGTGCCGCAGAAGAGGGCCGCACGTCTGATTGAGTTCGACATTCGACATCCGTACGAGCCTCGCACGCAGCTACTGGAATACGGCGAATTGGTGGGCAAGCCGAGCTCGGGCAAGGCGTACGCATACGGTATGACCAGCGAGTCGAAGCCCGAATCCGAAGGCGTGGACCTGCTGCATAGGCCAACCTGGTGGAGCAAACTCCTGTCTTGGATGCGCAAGTAAACGGCAATCGCGGCAAATGAAAACCGCAAACGAAAAACCGTGCCTTGCATGCGTTGCAAAGCACGGTCGAAAAGCTTGCGAAGCTATACGGTCGTAAGATCGTAACCGCCTGTCAGCGGCCGGAAGAAGCCTTAATCAGGGCGTCAGTCAGGTATTTACCAGCGGCCATGACCAGCGGGGCGTAACGGCGTCCGGGATTGGACCCCATACGACCGTCCGGGCCGGAAATCGAGATCGCGGCAATCACTTGGCCGGAAGCATTGCGAATCGGCGCGGAAATCGAGCATACGCCCTCATCGCGCTCGTTCACGGATTCGGCCCAACCGCGCTTGCGCACGGCGGTAAGCTTGGCCGCGGTGAACTTGGCGTGACGCAACCCCTGATGCAGGCGTTCGGAATCCTCCCAAGCCAGCAGAATCTGGGCTGCGGAACCGGCCTCCATCGACAGCATTGCACCAACCGGAATGGAATCGCGCAAACCGGATGCGCGCTCCACAGCGGCGATGCACACGCGCATATCGCCCTGGCGGCGGTAAATCTGCGCGGATTCGCCGGTACGATCCAGCAAAGTCTGCAAAATCGGCGCGGCTGCGGTCAGCAAACGATCTTCGCCGGCGGCTGCGGCCAATTCCGCAAAACGCGAGCCAAGCACGAAACGACCATGCTGATCACGCAACACAAAACGGTGACGCTCCAACGCAATCGCCAG is a window of Bifidobacterium catenulatum DSM 16992 = JCM 1194 = LMG 11043 DNA encoding:
- a CDS encoding metallophosphoesterase, with protein sequence MTELQNAAKAAATRPRIQPAEEGDDRPLSVSARLGRLQFHQSGKFRVLQLTDIQDGPKVSKDTVKLIEASLDATRPDIVIFTGNQIAGYDPAYAQTTRKRRWSASVGTTRETASSKSSEASERFEAALERTRASVRATVEQLVRPLADRGIPWAVTFGNHDFQCGLGNAEIESICREFPGCLNPDPARLQAEQYLPSQRVFACEPGTFALPVSDVDHTTSVLGLVLLDSGDYARSGGYGSPSAEALRFLAEVPEMMSTQSQKQVESHETAKSQEQAVPCMVFQHFPVQQYYQLLKPAATNAARAIEGYRNFAGKHYVLDEEKTLPGSYLGEGISCPDADSGEFAILEQCGYFAISAGHDHRNAFVGTVPISRNSADARMAKVLPKVIGGLMMIASPTSGFGSYGPVPQKRAARLIEFDIRHPYEPRTQLLEYGELVGKPSSGKAYAYGMTSESKPESEGVDLLHRPTWWSKLLSWMRK
- a CDS encoding IclR family transcriptional regulator; this translates as MPESQSDETELQAETNRTMSSQNNEIHSGVGVLDKTVKILDALESGPATLGQLVSSTGLARPTAHRLAIALERHRFVLRDQHGRFVLGSRFAELAAAAGEDRLLTAAAPILQTLLDRTGESAQIYRRQGDMRVCIAAVERASGLRDSIPVGAMLSMEAGSAAQILLAWEDSERLHQGLRHAKFTAAKLTAVRKRGWAESVNERDEGVCSISAPIRNASGQVIAAISISGPDGRMGSNPGRRYAPLVMAAGKYLTDALIKASSGR
- a CDS encoding histidine phosphatase family protein, which gives rise to MPATTIHFVRHGKVENPGHLLYERLPGFHLSEVGVRMAQATAHYIAVSPQLNTVSAIYSSPLERTRETAGEILTALNEVREARGEEPLELTTDERIIEARNEFRGTRIGYGEGALWKNGNWKLVCNLWKPSWGESYQSIAHRVQAFALEKVGEHPGEQIIVVSHESPIWSYRHMLETGHPEHNMLLRHTALASITSITYDCDTRKVLSITYVDPAAGVK
- a CDS encoding GtrA family protein, with amino-acid sequence MKFGLVGVIAFIIDWGILNLLVGVFRMHNVLAATISFVISLIFNYVASMKLVFKHRDDMARWMEILIFVIGALIGLFMNDAIIWISTYGMNHDAYVSQSTEYLIRTNVGKLIATAVVMVWNFLTRKWLLDDTHTNAMNRLRKADNRLTPEELEAKWQNSFSHKLGVWSLEHTPNGWPK
- a CDS encoding phenylpyruvate tautomerase MIF-related protein, which translates into the protein MPVIHTHVSVSTTAEQREALKSAYGKAITAVPGKSEGWLMCPFEDNMPIYFGGDDSKPAAYVEVNVFGRSVPGSAWEKLTEQIMAALKKELGIPADRTYIRYTATTDWGWNGGNF
- a CDS encoding MFS transporter, translating into MTNSVLAGAKSIGQRLFGGYAELLRIPHTARFSVGSVIACMPFPMVGMTITISVQHYYGNYSLAGALTAVQAIALAVASPVLGKLVDKFGQRQVSIPTIIVWMIAATALVSCITARVPSWILFCIVPFMAAIPPWGAMSRQRWTTLLKGDTEKTNRALSLSGVFDECMWVIGNPLASTLAVISGLLAFSFTGVCVVVGALMFLTELSTEPKSQTQLAREAGMTRKEYREREAARSKALQAEAAIEYARDRARSEGKTAAEVQAAMDQAAADVNAGRKESIWGPGLIAVCVTWFGLGAFQSAAGISIVAFATEANMKQYTGFVFACFSFSSLIGALVYGAKDWTIPLWKRFYFCLVVVDLGIGSFMFAKHLWVIMIIYLFIGVCQAPTWVNGNQLMLHLVPPTRFTEGMAWMGAMNSIGGSVGSAIAGQFIDRMGSHGGFIVVTALALISLVIALFGFKQIKDSTEQPMLTTVSV
- the gltX gene encoding glutamate--tRNA ligase — encoded protein: MTEAENTKPELPENVRVRFCPSPTGIPHVGMVRTALFNWAEARHTKGTFVFRIEDTDAQRDSEESYNQIIEALNWLGIDWDEGINVGGPDGPYRQSERGDIYKDVAAKLLEAGYAYESFSTPEEIEARNVAAGRPKAFGYDGYDRNLTEEQKAAFRAEGRKPALRIRMPDEDIAFDDLIRGRIEFKAGSVPDYVIVRPNGDPLYTLTNPVDDAMMNINVVLRGEDLLSSTPRQIVLYRYLIELGVAKEMPLFGHMPYVMGQGNKKLSKRDPESNLFLHRDNGFIREGLLNYLALLGWSIAADRDVFSMEEMIEKFDVRDVKANPARFDIDKAISINAEHIRMLEPQDFLNRAVPYLNRDGVVSADSWDALTDREREVLSASVDLVQSRVRLLGEVAGMVGSLLSTEGYIEPDDDAKKQLKDSAPAVLDAAIAALSAVDEADWKTDFLHETLNKALIEDGGYKPRLAFGPVRVAMSGRRVSPPLFESMEIVGKEIAVARLQGLREHL